One segment of Streptosporangium brasiliense DNA contains the following:
- a CDS encoding DUF998 domain-containing protein, translating to MTAIQIPAAATPATTASAASVATRSLLTCAAVAAPLWTVVSLAQAATREGFDLTRHPLSALSNGSLGWLQITNFLLAGILTVAGAGGLRRALHATPGGTWAPRLVRINGIGMIAAGLLVMDPADGFPVGTPYGMPTTLTWHSYGHMAAGSIAFAALIAACYVLGRHFSRAGDRGHAIASHLAGTALLLGDGWAMTGGRAGSLTLAVGAITAMLWISTVAARYRRNL from the coding sequence ATGACCGCCATCCAGATCCCCGCCGCCGCCACCCCCGCCACCACCGCGTCGGCCGCCTCGGTCGCCACCCGTTCCCTGCTCACCTGCGCGGCCGTCGCGGCCCCCCTGTGGACTGTCGTCTCCCTGGCCCAGGCCGCCACCCGCGAGGGCTTCGACCTGACCCGCCACCCCCTGAGCGCGCTGAGCAACGGCTCCCTCGGCTGGCTGCAGATCACCAACTTCCTCCTGGCCGGCATCCTCACCGTCGCCGGAGCCGGCGGCCTGCGCCGTGCCCTGCACGCCACCCCCGGCGGCACCTGGGCCCCCCGGCTGGTCCGGATCAACGGCATCGGCATGATCGCCGCGGGACTCCTCGTCATGGACCCGGCCGACGGCTTCCCCGTCGGCACCCCCTACGGCATGCCCACCACACTCACCTGGCACAGCTACGGCCACATGGCCGCCGGCTCCATCGCCTTCGCCGCCCTCATCGCCGCCTGCTACGTCCTGGGCCGCCACTTCAGCCGCGCCGGTGACCGCGGCCACGCCATCGCCTCCCACCTCGCCGGCACCGCCCTCCTCCTCGGCGACGGCTGGGCCATGACCGGCGGCAGGGCCGGCTCCCTGACCCTGGCCGTCGGCGCCATCACCGCGATGCTCTGGATCTCCACCGTCGCCGCCCGCTACCGCCGCAACCTCTGA
- a CDS encoding DUF1801 domain-containing protein has protein sequence MAKFATVQDYLTSLPEAQRQITDKLLPLIEAALPGAGAVWQGHPVWSLGSAPGKSPVCYVKAYSAYVTFGFWRGQEIADPSGRLEPNARAMAGVKLRTPADIDPDLFTAWLHEARDLEAPTGD, from the coding sequence ATGGCCAAGTTCGCCACCGTGCAGGACTACCTCACCTCCCTCCCCGAGGCCCAGCGCCAGATCACCGACAAGCTCCTGCCGCTCATCGAGGCGGCACTGCCGGGGGCCGGTGCGGTCTGGCAGGGGCACCCGGTGTGGAGCCTCGGCTCGGCCCCGGGAAAGTCCCCGGTCTGCTACGTCAAGGCGTACTCCGCCTACGTGACCTTCGGGTTCTGGCGAGGCCAGGAGATCGCCGACCCGTCCGGCCGCCTCGAACCCAATGCGCGGGCGATGGCCGGCGTGAAGCTCCGTACCCCGGCCGACATCGACCCCGACCTGTTCACCGCCTGGCTCCACGAGGCGCGCGACCTGGAGGCGCCGACCGGCGACTGA
- a CDS encoding ABC transporter substrate-binding protein: MWTSRRRTRAAVVAAALSLTALTVACGGADTGRTTAVAAAGGKAGGAVLKIKDPGNAGPLAVAKKEGILEKRLAEVGATVEWGGSYASFTATIDAVRSGSVNVLEGAISPVLGYLANSKDIKIFSFTDPVTDPAAPQTDGLVVRPDSPVRSVKDLVGKQVAVNKGGRGEYLLLLALQEAGIPADQVRRVYLNPDQGASAFATGKVDAWWAIVRAYPEAVAKGARVIVHGRDLKDQDLNMQAARTELLQRHPEAVRVYLKVLQELTAEAKQNPERFQNVFLTQGPTAVSGPRLAEEVAKARYANVPRPATAADGASVTDVAGIFQKYGVLPATVNPDDVVFTLKPAA; this comes from the coding sequence ATGTGGACATCTCGTCGACGGACACGCGCCGCCGTCGTGGCCGCGGCGCTCTCGCTCACAGCGCTCACCGTGGCCTGCGGGGGCGCCGACACCGGTAGGACGACGGCGGTGGCCGCCGCGGGGGGCAAGGCGGGCGGGGCCGTACTGAAGATCAAGGATCCGGGGAACGCGGGGCCGCTGGCGGTGGCGAAGAAGGAGGGGATCCTCGAAAAGCGGCTGGCCGAGGTGGGGGCCACGGTGGAGTGGGGCGGATCGTACGCCTCGTTCACGGCGACGATCGACGCGGTCCGCTCGGGGTCGGTGAACGTGCTGGAGGGGGCCATCTCGCCGGTTCTCGGCTATCTCGCCAACAGCAAGGACATCAAGATCTTCTCCTTCACCGACCCGGTGACCGACCCGGCCGCGCCGCAGACCGACGGGCTCGTCGTCAGGCCCGACAGCCCGGTCAGGAGCGTCAAGGACCTGGTCGGCAAGCAGGTCGCCGTCAACAAGGGCGGCCGCGGGGAGTATCTGCTGCTGCTGGCCCTCCAGGAGGCGGGGATCCCCGCAGACCAGGTCAGGCGGGTATACCTCAACCCCGACCAGGGCGCCTCGGCCTTCGCCACCGGCAAGGTGGACGCCTGGTGGGCCATCGTGCGGGCCTACCCCGAGGCGGTGGCCAAGGGGGCGCGGGTCATCGTGCACGGCCGGGACCTCAAGGACCAGGACCTGAACATGCAGGCCGCCCGGACCGAGCTGCTCCAGCGGCACCCCGAGGCGGTGCGCGTCTACCTCAAGGTCCTCCAGGAGCTCACCGCCGAGGCCAAGCAGAACCCGGAGAGGTTCCAGAACGTCTTCCTCACCCAGGGGCCGACCGCCGTCTCCGGACCCCGGCTGGCCGAGGAGGTCGCCAAGGCCAGGTACGCCAACGTGCCGCGTCCGGCCACCGCCGCCGACGGCGCGTCCGTGACCGACGTGGCCGGGATCTTCCAGAAGTACGGCGTGCTGCCCGCCACGGTGAACCCCGACGACGTCGTCTTCACCCTGAAGCCGGCGGCATGA
- a CDS encoding ABC transporter permease — protein sequence MTLEKVPRRTLAPLAGEAPRPEAGAAAGRRAAAERGRQAPSALETPRYLGARRRRPAASVAIRAAVPLLLAAAWWYGTDSGAVPPDVLAGPGAVLGALGELVATGQLGDYLLASARRAGLGVLAGGGLGLLLGVVAGLSVLGEELVDPVMQMKRAVPFLALVPLFISWFGVEETFKVVLIAVAAAGPMYAYSYLGVRGVDRKVLEAARGFGLTGPRLAFGVIIPTALPNILMALRICLSVSLTGLIAAEQIGATEGIGYLVTLAQQYYRSDYMVLCIVIYAVLGLAIDLAIRGVERLAMPWRGQVAAR from the coding sequence ATGACCCTCGAAAAGGTCCCCCGGAGGACCCTCGCACCCCTGGCGGGAGAAGCCCCCCGCCCGGAGGCAGGGGCTGCCGCCGGGCGGCGGGCCGCCGCGGAGCGGGGGCGGCAGGCGCCGTCGGCGCTCGAAACGCCCCGCTACCTGGGGGCGCGCCGCCGCCGACCCGCCGCCTCCGTCGCCATCAGGGCCGCTGTCCCGCTGCTGCTGGCCGCCGCCTGGTGGTACGGCACGGACAGCGGGGCCGTCCCGCCGGACGTCCTCGCCGGACCCGGCGCCGTCCTGGGCGCGCTGGGCGAGCTGGTCGCCACCGGCCAGCTCGGCGACTACCTGCTGGCCTCGGCGCGGCGGGCCGGGCTGGGCGTCCTGGCCGGCGGCGGCCTCGGCCTGCTGCTCGGCGTGGTCGCGGGCCTGTCGGTGCTGGGTGAGGAGCTGGTCGACCCGGTCATGCAGATGAAGCGGGCGGTGCCGTTCCTGGCCCTGGTCCCGCTGTTCATCTCCTGGTTCGGCGTGGAGGAGACGTTCAAGGTGGTGCTGATCGCGGTCGCCGCGGCCGGTCCGATGTACGCCTACTCCTATCTGGGCGTCCGCGGCGTGGACCGCAAGGTTCTCGAGGCCGCCCGGGGGTTCGGGCTCACCGGTCCCCGGCTGGCCTTCGGGGTGATCATCCCGACCGCGCTGCCGAACATCCTCATGGCCCTGCGCATCTGCCTGTCGGTCTCGCTGACCGGCCTGATCGCGGCCGAGCAGATCGGCGCCACCGAGGGCATCGGCTATCTCGTCACCCTCGCCCAGCAGTACTACCGCAGCGACTACATGGTCCTGTGCATCGTGATCTACGCGGTGCTCGGCCTGGCGATCGACCTGGCCATCCGGGGCGTCGAACGGCTGGCCATGCCGTGGCGCGGGCAGGTGGCGGCCCGATGA
- a CDS encoding ABC transporter ATP-binding protein: protein MSASTATGAAVGIKGLRKAFGAKTVLAGIDLEIGRGEFFALLGPSGTGKTTLLRILAGLELPDAGTVLAPRRRTTVYQEPRLVQARRVLANVTLGLPRSAREAGLAALAEVGLEGYGGAWPATLSGGEAQRVALARALVRDPELLLLDEPFAALDALTRLQMQELVAELCERHRPAVVLVTHDVDEAVRLADRVVVLREGSFAVEQPIDLPHPRDRSDPDFIAHRRLLLSHLGVTGAPH, encoded by the coding sequence ATGAGCGCCTCCACGGCCACCGGCGCCGCCGTCGGGATCAAGGGGCTGCGCAAGGCGTTCGGCGCCAAGACCGTCCTGGCCGGTATCGACCTGGAGATCGGGCGCGGGGAGTTCTTCGCCCTGCTGGGACCGAGCGGCACCGGCAAGACCACGCTGCTGAGGATCCTCGCCGGGCTCGAACTGCCCGACGCGGGGACCGTCCTGGCCCCGCGCCGCCGTACGACCGTCTACCAGGAGCCACGCCTGGTCCAGGCCCGCAGGGTGCTGGCCAACGTCACCCTCGGGCTGCCCCGCTCGGCCCGCGAGGCGGGTCTCGCCGCGCTGGCCGAGGTCGGTCTCGAAGGGTACGGCGGGGCGTGGCCGGCCACGCTGTCCGGCGGGGAGGCCCAGCGGGTCGCCCTGGCCAGGGCGCTCGTCCGGGACCCGGAGCTGCTGCTGCTCGACGAGCCGTTCGCCGCGCTCGACGCGCTGACCCGGCTGCAGATGCAGGAGCTGGTCGCCGAGCTGTGCGAGCGGCACCGGCCGGCCGTCGTGCTCGTCACGCACGACGTGGACGAGGCCGTACGGCTGGCCGACCGGGTCGTGGTGCTGCGGGAGGGCTCCTTCGCGGTGGAGCAGCCGATCGACCTGCCGCACCCCCGTGACCGCAGCGACCCCGATTTCATCGCGCACCGGCGCCTTCTCCTGTCCCACCTCGGCGTCACCGGCGCCCCGCACTGA
- a CDS encoding ABC transporter substrate-binding protein — MSTIEKIWFTRCPVPTASGLAYNLGWLHEEFGEVGVLQDAGPELAEHHFDHRLLGLFREGGNVPALAARSEGARTRLIGLTWIEEWQSILVRPDSGITGAQGLRGARIALPRWAETRARSFPRAMALHGIKGALSTAGLTFDDVTFVEVDQPKSEVGRDGAGRAWSWPGIRELAGGEVDAVYVKGARSAEQAREVDAVVAVDLDAHPDLRTRVNNGTPRPITVHEDLLADHPDLVVNFLTQTLRAADWAGGNLEAVRGFLEAETRSGARGVATAYRGDFHKSLHPDLSPERLGLLRVQKDFLLLHGFLAADVDIDSWVAHEPLAAARERLAWQSGELPDGLSVPSQGGGGRGPGAAPELDGAAL; from the coding sequence ATGTCAACGATCGAGAAGATCTGGTTCACCCGCTGCCCGGTGCCCACCGCCAGCGGCCTGGCCTACAACCTGGGCTGGCTCCACGAGGAGTTCGGCGAGGTCGGGGTCCTGCAGGACGCCGGGCCGGAGCTGGCCGAGCACCACTTCGACCACCGTCTCCTGGGGCTGTTCCGCGAGGGCGGGAACGTTCCCGCGCTGGCCGCGCGCTCGGAGGGGGCGAGGACCCGGCTGATCGGGCTGACCTGGATCGAGGAGTGGCAGTCCATCCTGGTCCGCCCGGACTCCGGCATCACCGGCGCGCAGGGCCTGCGCGGCGCGCGGATCGCGCTGCCGCGCTGGGCGGAGACGCGGGCGCGGAGCTTCCCCCGGGCGATGGCCCTGCACGGGATCAAGGGGGCGCTGTCGACGGCCGGGCTCACCTTCGACGACGTGACGTTCGTCGAGGTGGACCAGCCGAAGTCCGAGGTCGGGCGGGACGGGGCCGGCCGGGCCTGGTCCTGGCCGGGGATCAGGGAGCTGGCCGGCGGCGAGGTCGACGCGGTCTACGTGAAGGGGGCGCGCTCGGCCGAGCAGGCCAGGGAGGTGGACGCCGTGGTCGCGGTGGACCTGGACGCGCATCCGGACCTCCGTACCCGGGTCAACAACGGCACCCCGCGGCCGATCACCGTGCACGAGGACCTGCTGGCCGACCACCCGGACCTGGTGGTGAACTTCCTGACCCAGACCCTGCGCGCCGCCGACTGGGCGGGGGGCAACCTGGAGGCGGTGCGGGGCTTCCTGGAGGCCGAGACCCGTTCCGGAGCCCGGGGCGTGGCCACCGCCTACCGGGGTGACTTCCACAAGAGCCTGCACCCGGACCTGTCGCCGGAGCGGCTGGGCCTGCTGCGGGTCCAGAAGGACTTCCTCCTGCTCCACGGCTTCCTCGCGGCCGATGTGGACATCGACTCCTGGGTGGCGCACGAGCCGCTGGCCGCCGCCCGGGAGCGGCTGGCCTGGCAGTCCGGCGAGCTGCCGGACGGGCTGTCGGTGCCGTCCCAGGGCGGGGGCGGCCGCGGGCCCGGCGCGGCCCCCGAACTCGACGGGGCGGCGCTCTGA
- a CDS encoding LLM class flavin-dependent oxidoreductase, with the protein MARFLITLPSREHGGRGARPDFPGPVTDLRRAYGPFDHLAQVGRAAEIAAFHGALAPFDPEGEESLVVAAGVLRQSRWLRAVAEFHPGIATPVYAAKVSASLQRFSTDRLDWKLAVDLDRGTARAQGDFLEGPDRYARAEEFLTVAKGVWSEEGYTYEGRFYQVLAGGFQPPLAGRLFPRIHLSGTSKEALELSARHADVHVFDPEDDIEAAGLPGVAYGLRIPVLARDDDDEAWEAARRLWRRDGGTAATLPDPDPRTRLWRGFAPSRPARAAGPAGPSGRAVAEAAGSLGTALLGPFDTGAARHSPAEAAGLPGTGGPFRSGLVGAFETVAAGIRDYIDRGVGVFFLEAAPYIEETYRLGERLLPLLAKESAHVR; encoded by the coding sequence ATGGCCAGGTTCCTGATCACGCTGCCCAGCCGGGAGCACGGCGGACGCGGCGCGCGGCCGGACTTCCCGGGCCCCGTCACCGACCTGCGGCGCGCCTACGGCCCGTTCGACCACCTGGCCCAGGTGGGCAGGGCCGCGGAGATCGCGGCCTTCCACGGGGCCCTGGCCCCCTTCGACCCCGAGGGGGAGGAGTCCCTGGTCGTGGCGGCGGGGGTGCTCCGGCAGAGCCGCTGGCTCCGGGCGGTCGCCGAGTTCCACCCCGGCATCGCCACCCCCGTCTACGCGGCCAAGGTCTCGGCCTCCCTGCAGCGCTTCTCCACCGACCGTCTCGACTGGAAGCTCGCCGTCGACCTCGACCGGGGCACGGCCCGCGCCCAGGGCGACTTCCTGGAGGGGCCGGACCGTTACGCGCGGGCCGAGGAGTTCCTCACCGTGGCCAAGGGCGTCTGGTCCGAGGAGGGCTACACCTACGAGGGGCGCTTCTACCAGGTGCTCGCGGGCGGGTTCCAGCCGCCGCTCGCCGGACGGCTCTTCCCCAGGATCCACCTGTCGGGCACCTCGAAGGAGGCCCTCGAACTGTCCGCCCGCCACGCCGACGTGCACGTCTTCGACCCGGAGGACGACATCGAGGCCGCCGGCCTGCCTGGGGTCGCCTACGGCCTGCGGATCCCGGTCCTCGCCCGGGACGACGACGACGAGGCGTGGGAGGCGGCCCGCCGCCTGTGGCGGCGCGACGGCGGGACGGCGGCCACCCTGCCGGACCCCGACCCGCGGACCCGGCTGTGGCGGGGTTTCGCGCCGTCGCGGCCCGCCCGGGCGGCCGGGCCCGCCGGGCCGTCCGGGCGGGCTGTGGCGGAGGCGGCCGGTTCCCTCGGGACGGCGCTCCTCGGCCCCTTCGACACGGGGGCCGCCCGGCACTCGCCGGCGGAGGCCGCCGGGCTCCCGGGGACCGGCGGTCCCTTCCGGAGCGGGCTGGTGGGGGCGTTCGAGACCGTCGCCGCGGGGATCCGGGACTACATCGACCGGGGTGTCGGCGTCTTCTTCCTGGAGGCCGCGCCGTACATCGAGGAGACCTACCGCCTGGGCGAGCGGCTGCTGCCGCTGCTGGCGAAGGAGAGCGCTCATGTCCGTTGA
- a CDS encoding LLM class flavin-dependent oxidoreductase: protein MSVDIYWRIGTHGDQPSLRRRVASRGEWAPVVPGSLAPGVRDGQRDGYSYVEHMGDVARASELSGFVGGLLPSFPNTDDPWAAAATLARETTTYRFMIAFQPGFLHPVQAARMSASLQRATGGRVVYNVISGGGGPDQLWWGDRVGHDDRYARTSEFLDVLKGVWDGGPFDFDGRFYRVEGAGLPEGLAGQPFPEIYFSGSSRAAIDAAGRHADYYLSWLEPFHALSEKFDQVRANSDRPPKFAVRIDVLARETEEEAWDEIRRGWDNIDPTVLRGATGDSIGWQRSQSFVTGTISGHRDLEVTPNVWGGFHLLRGGPAFGLVGSYEQVAERLDGLIGLGVGAFILAGVPHLEEAYRVGEHVLPLLRGHDLRIGSPLLEGTPS, encoded by the coding sequence ATGTCCGTTGACATCTACTGGCGCATCGGGACGCACGGCGACCAGCCGTCGCTCCGCAGGCGGGTCGCCAGCCGGGGGGAGTGGGCGCCGGTGGTGCCGGGCAGCCTGGCCCCCGGCGTCCGCGACGGGCAGCGGGACGGCTACAGCTACGTCGAGCACATGGGCGACGTCGCCCGCGCCTCGGAGCTGTCGGGGTTCGTCGGCGGGCTGCTGCCGTCCTTCCCCAACACCGACGACCCCTGGGCGGCGGCGGCGACCCTGGCGAGGGAGACGACGACCTACCGGTTCATGATCGCCTTCCAGCCCGGGTTCCTCCACCCGGTGCAGGCCGCCCGCATGTCGGCCAGCCTGCAGCGGGCCACCGGCGGCCGGGTCGTCTACAACGTCATCTCCGGCGGCGGCGGGCCCGACCAGCTCTGGTGGGGCGACCGGGTCGGCCACGACGACCGCTACGCGCGGACCTCGGAGTTCCTCGACGTGCTCAAGGGCGTCTGGGACGGCGGGCCGTTCGACTTCGACGGGCGCTTCTACCGGGTCGAGGGAGCGGGGCTGCCGGAGGGGCTCGCCGGGCAGCCCTTCCCGGAGATCTACTTCTCCGGCTCGTCCAGGGCGGCCATCGACGCGGCCGGGCGGCACGCGGACTACTACCTGTCCTGGCTGGAGCCGTTCCACGCCCTGAGCGAGAAGTTCGACCAGGTCAGGGCCAACAGCGACCGCCCGCCCAAGTTCGCCGTCCGGATCGACGTGCTCGCCCGGGAGACCGAGGAGGAGGCCTGGGACGAGATCCGCCGGGGCTGGGACAACATCGACCCCACCGTGCTCCGCGGCGCCACCGGCGACTCCATCGGCTGGCAGCGCAGCCAGTCGTTCGTCACCGGGACCATCAGCGGCCACCGCGACCTGGAGGTCACCCCCAACGTGTGGGGCGGCTTCCACCTGCTGCGCGGCGGGCCGGCGTTCGGCCTGGTCGGCAGCTACGAGCAGGTCGCCGAACGGCTGGACGGGCTGATCGGCCTCGGCGTCGGCGCCTTCATCCTCGCGGGCGTGCCGCACCTGGAGGAGGCCTACCGGGTCGGCGAGCACGTGCTCCCGCTGCTGCGCGGCCACGACCTCCGTATCGGATCACCACTACTGGAAGGGACCCCCTCATGA
- a CDS encoding ABC transporter substrate-binding protein: MSVRVGYFPHNNSLWVLRHRGILERAIPDVEWVDLRSLPDGDRPAPTDGLPSVHGDHLFDGGYDFIGTGSTPPVTAQGKGHDIVYVAVSGSRHENGRLVVPEDSPITSPEDLKGRRVALGHGSWQTTLLLFALDKAGLSWKDIVPVDAGTDAGALLLNGEVDAWVGSYPSLSKVEAQAPVRELVATDGLFSHRSLWFTRRDFAEGRPAELAAIVAALQESDAWIQENYREAAELFAADDGGDVDHWENALRKRPFGLNPVTEEFVAEQQRAADLFHANGLIDREVTVADAVDPELAKLIR; the protein is encoded by the coding sequence ATGAGCGTCCGAGTTGGATATTTCCCCCACAACAACTCCCTGTGGGTGCTGCGCCACCGCGGCATCCTGGAGCGTGCCATCCCCGACGTGGAGTGGGTGGACCTGCGCTCCCTCCCGGACGGCGACAGGCCCGCGCCGACCGACGGGCTGCCCTCGGTCCACGGCGACCACCTGTTCGACGGCGGCTACGACTTCATCGGCACCGGCTCCACCCCGCCGGTCACCGCCCAGGGGAAGGGGCACGACATCGTCTACGTCGCGGTCTCCGGCTCCCGGCACGAGAACGGCAGGCTGGTGGTGCCGGAGGACTCGCCGATCACCTCTCCTGAGGACCTGAAGGGCAGGAGGGTCGCGCTCGGGCACGGCTCCTGGCAGACCACGCTGCTGCTGTTCGCCCTCGACAAGGCCGGTCTGAGCTGGAAGGACATCGTGCCCGTCGACGCCGGCACCGACGCGGGGGCGCTGCTGCTCAACGGTGAGGTGGACGCGTGGGTCGGCTCCTACCCCTCGCTCAGCAAGGTCGAGGCGCAGGCGCCGGTCCGCGAGCTGGTCGCCACCGACGGGCTGTTCAGCCACCGCTCGCTCTGGTTCACCCGGCGTGACTTCGCCGAGGGGCGGCCCGCGGAGCTCGCCGCGATCGTCGCCGCCCTCCAGGAGTCCGACGCCTGGATCCAGGAGAACTACCGCGAGGCGGCCGAGCTGTTCGCGGCCGACGACGGCGGCGACGTCGACCACTGGGAGAACGCCCTGCGCAAGCGGCCCTTCGGGCTCAACCCGGTCACCGAGGAGTTCGTCGCCGAGCAGCAGCGCGCCGCCGATCTCTTCCACGCCAACGGCCTCATCGACCGCGAGGTCACCGTCGCCGACGCCGTCGACCCGGAGCTCGCCAAGCTGATCAGGTGA
- a CDS encoding aminotransferase class IV family protein, producing MANSPVPRVEIDGRAATAERLLPLTLSNYGHFTAMQVRGGKVRGMDLHLDRLRAATRELFDADLDADRVRDHIRHALGGDGAASVRVYVFRAEPDGAVSVMVVVRPPSEMPSTPQRLRAVPYQRPVPHIKHIGGFGQAYHRRLAERGGFHEALLTGPDGVISEGGITNIGFFDGSAVVWPDAPALLGITMQLLEPRLPGAGLPSRRGTVRLADLTSFTAAFVTNSQGIAPVERVDDLSIPVDAELMKTVTRIYDSVPWDPI from the coding sequence ATGGCCAATTCACCGGTCCCCCGGGTCGAGATCGACGGTCGCGCCGCCACCGCGGAGCGGCTTCTCCCTCTCACCCTTTCCAACTATGGGCACTTCACCGCCATGCAGGTCAGGGGTGGGAAGGTCCGCGGCATGGATCTCCACCTCGACAGGTTGCGCGCGGCCACCCGCGAGCTGTTCGACGCCGATCTGGACGCCGACCGGGTCCGTGACCACATCCGGCACGCCCTCGGCGGCGACGGCGCGGCATCGGTCCGGGTCTACGTCTTCCGGGCGGAGCCGGACGGCGCGGTGTCCGTCATGGTCGTCGTACGGCCACCGTCCGAGATGCCGAGTACCCCGCAGCGCCTGCGGGCCGTCCCCTACCAGCGGCCGGTCCCCCACATCAAGCACATCGGGGGCTTCGGGCAGGCCTACCACCGGCGCCTGGCGGAGCGCGGCGGCTTCCACGAGGCGCTGCTGACCGGCCCCGACGGGGTCATATCCGAGGGCGGGATCACCAACATCGGTTTCTTCGACGGGTCGGCGGTCGTCTGGCCCGACGCGCCCGCCCTGCTGGGGATCACCATGCAGCTCCTCGAACCGAGGCTGCCCGGCGCGGGCCTGCCGTCCCGGCGCGGCACGGTACGCCTCGCCGACCTGACGTCCTTCACCGCGGCCTTCGTCACCAACTCCCAGGGGATCGCCCCCGTCGAGCGCGTCGACGACCTGTCCATTCCCGTGGACGCGGAGCTCATGAAGACGGTGACGCGGATCTACGACTCCGTCCCCTGGGACCCGATCTGA
- a CDS encoding CBS domain-containing protein, whose translation MAKTVADVMTHDPATVDASQPVSVAARLMAAEDTGAVIVTHDGRVRGIVTDRDIAVRVVAEDKGPDTPVREAYSGDVVTVGPDTSIEQAVRLMRSNAIRRIPVVEDDMAVCVLSIGDLAVELDPESALADISAARENNP comes from the coding sequence ATGGCGAAGACGGTGGCCGACGTGATGACGCACGACCCGGCGACCGTTGACGCGAGCCAGCCCGTGTCCGTGGCGGCCCGCCTCATGGCCGCCGAGGACACCGGAGCGGTGATCGTCACCCACGACGGCCGGGTGAGAGGGATCGTGACCGACCGTGACATCGCCGTCCGCGTCGTGGCGGAGGACAAGGGCCCCGACACGCCGGTGCGGGAGGCCTACAGCGGCGACGTCGTGACCGTCGGTCCGGACACGAGCATCGAGCAGGCCGTACGGCTGATGCGCTCCAACGCCATCCGCCGCATACCGGTGGTCGAGGACGACATGGCCGTCTGCGTCCTGAGCATCGGGGACCTGGCCGTCGAACTCGACCCCGAGTCGGCCCTGGCCGACATCTCGGCCGCGCGGGAGAACAACCCCTGA
- a CDS encoding helix-turn-helix domain-containing protein encodes MTSTSASRPVGELLRQWRERRRMSQMDLAIQADISTRHLSFVETGRSKPSRDMILHLAEELDLPLRERNHLLLSGGFAPVYAETPLNSPQMASVREALGQVLSGHEPYPAVVVDQGWNLVDRNAATGVLLRGVAPELLVPPVNVLRLSLHPRGMAQRIINLGEWRAHLLHRLRRQISLTADPELDALWRELDGYPCDQPEPEIERPGPGDIVIPLRLRRGYRELAFFSTMATFGTPLDITVAELAIEAYFPANPETAAYLQHQHHPD; translated from the coding sequence GTGACCTCCACCAGCGCGTCCCGGCCGGTCGGTGAACTGCTGCGCCAGTGGCGGGAACGCAGGCGGATGAGCCAGATGGATCTCGCCATCCAGGCCGACATCTCCACCCGGCACCTGAGCTTCGTGGAGACCGGCCGGTCCAAGCCGAGCCGGGACATGATCCTGCACCTCGCCGAGGAGCTGGACCTCCCCCTCCGCGAGCGCAACCACCTCCTGCTCTCCGGCGGGTTCGCGCCGGTCTACGCCGAGACGCCGCTCAACTCGCCGCAGATGGCGTCGGTCAGGGAGGCGCTCGGCCAGGTGCTGAGCGGTCACGAGCCCTACCCGGCGGTGGTCGTGGACCAGGGCTGGAACCTGGTGGACCGCAACGCCGCCACCGGCGTGCTGCTGCGCGGCGTCGCGCCGGAGCTGCTCGTCCCACCGGTCAACGTGCTCCGGCTGAGCCTGCACCCCCGGGGGATGGCCCAGCGGATCATCAACCTGGGCGAGTGGCGCGCCCACCTGCTGCACCGGCTGCGCCGCCAGATCAGCCTCACCGCCGACCCCGAGCTGGACGCGCTCTGGCGCGAGCTGGACGGCTACCCCTGCGACCAGCCGGAGCCCGAGATAGAGCGGCCGGGCCCCGGGGACATAGTGATCCCCCTGCGCCTGCGCCGCGGCTACCGGGAGCTCGCCTTCTTCAGCACGATGGCGACCTTCGGCACCCCGCTGGACATCACCGTCGCCGAGCTGGCCATCGAGGCGTACTTCCCGGCGAACCCCGAGACCGCCGCCTACCTGCAGCACCAGCACCACCCGGACTAG
- a CDS encoding TOBE domain-containing protein — protein MMTFRISEAAALLGVSADTVRRWVDAGRLSARRDEHGHRLIPGTELAAFARAQSGRDEQGGSASSARNRFRGIVTEVVKDTVMAQVEIAAGPFRVVSLMSRQSADDLGLEPGVVAVAVVKSTTVVVEVPETP, from the coding sequence GTGATGACGTTCCGGATCAGCGAGGCGGCGGCACTGCTCGGGGTCAGCGCCGACACGGTGCGCCGCTGGGTCGACGCCGGACGGCTGTCCGCGCGGCGTGACGAGCACGGACACCGCCTGATCCCCGGCACCGAGCTGGCCGCCTTCGCGCGGGCCCAGTCGGGCCGCGACGAGCAGGGCGGCAGCGCCTCCTCCGCGCGCAACCGCTTCAGGGGGATCGTGACCGAGGTGGTCAAGGACACCGTGATGGCCCAGGTGGAGATCGCCGCGGGGCCGTTCCGGGTGGTGTCCCTGATGAGCCGTCAGTCGGCCGACGATCTCGGGCTGGAGCCGGGCGTGGTCGCGGTCGCGGTCGTGAAGTCGACCACCGTCGTCGTCGAAGTGCCGGAGACCCCCTGA